The segment CCACTCGGATATCTTTTTAAATTCTTTGACCTCTTCTTTAGTTTCAAACAACCCCTGAGTTTGGGTCTGGAAGGCACGGCGAAGGCAAAGGTAATTATTGCTTCCAACACACAAGGCAAAGGAAAAATTGACGGTTAATATCTTTTTTAAAAAAGGTAAGTCTTGAGTGATGAGTTGTTGCTGAAGGGTTTTTGTATAAGTAGAAATAACAATTCGTTTATCCTCAGCAGTTGCCCAATAAATAAAAGGGACTAAATAGGCTAAACTTTTACCTGTGCCGGTTCCCGCCTCAACAAGCAGATGATTTTTGTTAGAAATAGCGGAGTCAATTCTTTTGCTCATCTCAATTTGTTGAGGTCGGTATTCATAGGTTTTAAGGTGATTAGCAATTATTCCATTTTGTCCAAATATTTTACTATAATCTTGCATTTTCGTTAATAACTACATAAGCGTTTAGCCACAGAGGCACAGAGTTCACAGAGAATTAAGGAAATTAGTCACATAAGGACACGGATTAACCTGTGATATCCCATCATAAATGTAGTGCAAACCTTTAGGTTTTTCACCGAGAATTGCTGTTCCCTGCAAGAGTGCGTGTAAAATTTATGGGTAACTATTTAGCCATCTGAAGTAACGGTTAAATCAATTGAAAATCACAAAATTCCAAATCACAAATACCAAATTACAAATAAATTTCAATGACCAAAATTCAAAATTCCAAACAATACAAAAAGAAGATTTTTACTTCAATTATTTAAAAATCTAAATAAATTCCTCTCGTTCTCATATAATCTTTGGAATTTGAAACTTATTTGGAAATTGGAATTTGGAATTTATTTGAGATTTGGTGCTTGGAATTTGTAATTTTCGCATTGAATTTCGTCTATTTCTTTATATCGGCAAAAAGATAAATATTCCTCAATATTTTTTACCTACAAATTTCCCTGCAAAAGTTTGTTGACAAATTCTTAAAGATATGATAATATTTATTACTCTAAACTAAAACCTTTGAAAGGATGTCAGAAATGGGTAGTGTTGTAAAAAAACGAAGAAAAAAAATACGAAAACATAAGTATAAAAAATTACTTAAGAGAACAAAACATATACGAAAGAAGTAGTTAATCGATTATTTCACGGATTAACATAAAACACTCTACTGCCCGTTTACCTACTTCTAACCCACGTTTTTGGGCATAGGTAGTGACGGCTTCGATTGAGCGGGGGTGTGGAAATTGGCGTAACTCACTTTTGTATGCCTTCATCGCCTGGATTTTAAGATGCAAAACATCTGAAATATCAACAAACACATTAGGTAAAAATTGGTTTGTAAGAATAGGTGCATTCCATTCTGAAGAAGAAGGTGTTTCGTAAATAAACACTTTCTTGATGGAACTTTTTAGCCCAGGGCGAACCGCAACCATAGTTGATTCAAATACTAACCGATGGTCTTTATTCACATCCCCCCAATGATGTGTATAGATAATTTCAGGGGAAAGTCTGACAATACATTCCTCAATAGGTTGATTTATCTCCGGGTGGGCAATGGTATCCAATCTCATATCCGGTAGGTTAAAGAAAAATATCTCTTTGACTCCTAAAATCTTAGCCGCTTTTAAACTCTCCTTTTTCTTCTGTTCGATTAATTTAGCTGATGAGATTTTATCCATCGTATGACGGTATTGAGTTGTTACCCCTTCAGTAAGCATACAGACATACACCTCATCCCCTCTCATCGCATGTTTGAGCATTGTTCCACCAACGCCATATACTTCATCATCCGGATGTGCCGCAATAACCAATACCTTCAAAATTAAACCCCCTAACTCTACTTTAAATCCCAATCAGGAACTCTTCTGCTGGGAATTTTATTTAAAATCTGATTCACTCTTGACTTTAATGCCGATATTGATTTTCTTTTTAATCTTAATTCAAGCGA is part of the bacterium genome and harbors:
- a CDS encoding PIG-L deacetylase family protein, producing the protein MKVLVIAAHPDDEVYGVGGTMLKHAMRGDEVYVCMLTEGVTTQYRHTMDKISSAKLIEQKKKESLKAAKILGVKEIFFFNLPDMRLDTIAHPEINQPIEECIVRLSPEIIYTHHWGDVNKDHRLVFESTMVAVRPGLKSSIKKVFIYETPSSSEWNAPILTNQFLPNVFVDISDVLHLKIQAMKAYKSELRQFPHPRSIEAVTTYAQKRGLEVGKRAVECFMLIREIID
- a CDS encoding AURKAIP1/COX24 domain-containing protein, with the translated sequence MGSVVKKRRKKIRKHKYKKLLKRTKHIRKK